One stretch of Glycine soja cultivar W05 chromosome 7, ASM419377v2, whole genome shotgun sequence DNA includes these proteins:
- the LOC114419932 gene encoding transcription factor MYB108-like yields MDGKGARSSNTLLSSEDEMDLRRGPWTVDEDLTLINYVATHGEGRWNTLALSAGLKRTGKSCRLRWLNYLRPDVRRGNITLEEQLLILELHSRWGNRWSKIAQYLPGRTDNEIKNYWRTRVQKHAKQLKCDVNSKQFKDTMRYIWMPRLVERIQATAAASATTTVTATTATNNAYTYGSNLNNNKFEVHDHKGKMGLTDPSVMNNDLVGSHVTQSYTPENSSTGASSSDSFGTQVSAISDLTEYYTVTVSGNNNNTNSADYYQPSQISYSDSCITSPSGLFPQGLDFQSMDPNTPWNMQSGDSSDSFWNVESMLFLEQQLMNDNM; encoded by the exons ATGGATGGAAAAGGAGCAAGAAGTAGCAACACCCTTTTAAGTAGTGAGGACGAGATGGACCTTCGAAGAGGCCCTTGGACCGTCGATGAAGACCTCACTCTTATCAATTACGTTGCCACTCATGGCGAAGGTCGCTGGAATACCCTCGCCCTCTCTGCTG GGCTGAAACGAACGGGGAAGAGTTGCAGATTGAGGTGGCTGAATTATCTGCGTCCTGATGTTCGACGTGGAAACATCACGCTTGAAGAACAACTTTTGATTCTGGAGCTCCATTCTCGCTGGGGAAACCG ATGGTCGAAAATTGCTCAATATTTGCCTGGTAGAACCGACAATGAGATAAAGAACTATTGGAGAACCCGTGTCCAAAAGCATGCCAAGCAACTCAAATGCGACGTGAATAGCAAGCAATTCAAGGACACCATGCGTTACATTTGGATGCCAAGGCTCGTGGAACGCATTCAAGCCACCGCTGCCGCCTCCGCCACCACAACCGTTACCGCTACCACCGCGACCAACAATGCATACACCTACGGAAGCAACCTTAATAACAACAAATTCGAGGTTCACGATCACAAGGGCAAAATGGGGTTAACCGATCCTTCAGTTATGAACAATGACTTAGTGGGTTCACATGTCACGCAAAGTTACACCCCTGAGAATAGTAGCACCGGTGCGTCATCATCAGACTCGTTTGGGACTCAAGTCTCAGCAATTTCTGATTTGACTGAATATTACACTGTCACTGTTAGTGGTAACAATAACAATACTAATTCTGCGGATTATTATCAACCCTCTCAAATTAGTTACTCGGATAGTTGCATCACAAGCCCATCTGGGTTGTTCCCTCAAGGGCTAGATTTTCAATCCATGGATCCAAACACCCCGTGGAACATGCAAAGTGGGGACTCCTCTGACAGTTTTTGGAACGTTGAAAGCATGTTGTTCTTAGAGCAGCAACTCATGAATGACAACATGTGA